A region from the Streptomyces sp. 3214.6 genome encodes:
- a CDS encoding acyl-CoA dehydrogenase family protein, with the protein MDFTFTEEQQAAAEAARGVFAGVAPDAVPSPALTKGAVADGFDRALWSRLAAADLLSLLLDEKSGGAGLDAIALCLVLRESAKVLARVPLLENSAAMAAVQAYGSPQLKSSLLTRAGQGEVVLTVATNGRTGHDPAELAVTARQDGPDAMSGAGDSGGQWVLDGVQTAVSWAYDADFIVVPARTGDDRSVLAVIPRQHEGVELAEQISTTGERLGELRLDSARIAARDVITADDAWEWLRALLTTGTCALALGLGERALAMTSDYAGKREQFGHPIASFQAVAVQTADRYIDLRAMEVTLWQAAWRIASGAPGALPASGDVAVAKIWASDAVRRIVQTAQHLHGGFGADVDYPLHRYHAWAKHLELSLGPAAAHEEALGDLLAAHPLG; encoded by the coding sequence GTGGACTTCACCTTCACCGAGGAGCAGCAGGCCGCGGCCGAGGCGGCGCGGGGAGTCTTCGCCGGAGTCGCCCCCGACGCCGTGCCGAGCCCCGCGCTCACCAAGGGCGCCGTGGCCGACGGCTTCGACCGCGCACTGTGGTCCAGGCTCGCCGCGGCGGACCTGCTGAGCCTGCTCCTCGACGAAAAGTCCGGCGGTGCGGGCCTCGACGCGATCGCGCTCTGCCTGGTCCTGCGCGAGTCGGCGAAGGTGCTCGCACGGGTACCACTGCTGGAGAACAGCGCTGCCATGGCCGCCGTACAGGCCTACGGCAGCCCGCAGTTGAAGTCCTCCCTCCTCACCCGGGCCGGACAGGGCGAGGTCGTCCTGACCGTCGCCACGAACGGCCGCACGGGCCACGACCCGGCCGAACTAGCTGTCACCGCCCGCCAGGACGGCCCCGACGCCATGAGCGGCGCGGGAGACTCCGGCGGTCAGTGGGTGCTGGACGGGGTGCAGACGGCGGTGTCGTGGGCGTACGACGCCGACTTCATCGTCGTACCGGCGCGCACCGGGGACGACCGGAGCGTCCTCGCCGTCATCCCCCGCCAACACGAAGGGGTCGAGCTCGCCGAACAGATCTCCACCACCGGCGAACGGCTCGGCGAACTACGCCTCGACTCGGCGCGGATCGCCGCCCGGGACGTCATCACCGCCGACGACGCCTGGGAGTGGCTGCGCGCCCTGCTGACCACCGGGACCTGTGCGCTGGCGCTCGGTCTGGGCGAACGCGCACTGGCGATGACCAGCGACTACGCCGGCAAGCGGGAGCAGTTCGGGCACCCCATCGCCAGCTTCCAGGCCGTCGCCGTGCAGACCGCCGACCGCTACATCGACCTGCGCGCGATGGAGGTCACTCTGTGGCAGGCCGCCTGGCGGATCGCCTCCGGGGCCCCGGGAGCACTGCCCGCCTCCGGTGACGTCGCCGTGGCCAAGATCTGGGCCTCCGACGCCGTACGGCGGATCGTGCAGACCGCGCAGCATCTGCACGGGGGCTTCGGCGCCGACGTCGACTACCCACTGCACCGCTACCACGCCTGGGCCAAGCACCTGGAACTGTCACTCGGCCCGGCCGCGGCACACGAGGAAGCACTCGGCGACCTCCTGGCCGCCCACCCCCTCGGCTGA
- a CDS encoding rhodanese-like domain-containing protein — MPTVEVGDLKDGDFLLDVREDDEWQAGHAEGALHIPISEFVARYGELTEAAPQDGRVHVICRSGGRSAQVTMYLVQQGLEAVNVDGGMQIWAAAGRPVVTDEGRPGFVL, encoded by the coding sequence GTGCCCACGGTCGAGGTCGGAGACCTCAAGGACGGCGATTTCCTGCTGGACGTCCGTGAGGACGACGAGTGGCAGGCGGGCCACGCCGAAGGGGCACTGCACATCCCCATCAGCGAGTTCGTCGCCCGCTATGGCGAGCTGACCGAGGCGGCTCCGCAGGACGGGCGGGTCCATGTGATCTGCCGTTCCGGCGGGCGTTCGGCCCAGGTCACGATGTATCTCGTCCAACAGGGCCTGGAGGCCGTGAACGTCGACGGCGGCATGCAGATCTGGGCCGCCGCGGGCCGCCCGGTCGTCACGGACGAGGGCCGGCCGGGCTTCGTTCTGTAG
- a CDS encoding J domain-containing protein: MTTPEAEQPRPEARLEQAVRAAEQALIEFEIAVETFRVEVENFSRLHHQKLGPMYTRLDELDAQIAEARAARTGDPEDLRKAAEARARVMPMPGVEELFHGWMDGEGLFPEAAAMLAEQSVRPPERVRPSEEARKLYRELARKAHPDLAQEDAERARREEFITRVNAAYARGDEVLLRELAEEWAAGPVPAERSPSPSEELYARLEWLAQRKEMLTLVARELEDSAIGSMLRMAPDDPDRLLDEIADKLLADVAAREAELAELVG, from the coding sequence TGGAGCAGGCCGTGCGGGCCGCCGAGCAGGCGTTGATCGAGTTCGAGATCGCGGTGGAGACCTTCCGCGTCGAGGTCGAGAACTTCTCGCGGCTCCACCACCAGAAACTCGGTCCGATGTACACCCGGCTCGACGAGCTGGACGCGCAGATCGCCGAGGCCAGGGCTGCCCGCACCGGTGATCCCGAGGACCTGCGCAAGGCGGCCGAGGCGCGGGCGCGGGTGATGCCGATGCCGGGGGTGGAGGAGCTGTTCCACGGCTGGATGGACGGCGAGGGGCTGTTCCCGGAGGCTGCGGCGATGCTCGCGGAGCAGTCGGTGAGGCCTCCGGAGCGGGTGCGGCCGAGCGAGGAGGCCCGCAAGCTGTACCGCGAGCTGGCCCGCAAGGCTCACCCCGACCTGGCGCAGGAGGACGCCGAGCGGGCCCGGCGGGAGGAGTTCATCACCCGTGTGAACGCGGCTTACGCCCGCGGGGACGAGGTGCTCCTGCGTGAGCTGGCCGAGGAGTGGGCGGCCGGTCCGGTGCCCGCCGAGCGCAGCCCGAGCCCGAGTGAGGAGCTCTACGCCCGTCTCGAGTGGCTCGCTCAGCGCAAGGAGATGCTCACGCTGGTCGCCCGGGAGCTGGAGGACAGCGCGATCGGCTCGATGCTTCGGATGGCCCCGGACGACCCCGATCGTCTGCTGGACGAGATCGCCGACAAGCTTCTCGCCGATGTCGCCGCCCGTGAGGCGGAGCTGGCCGAGCTGGTGGGTTAG